ATGGACCTGCCCGGCGGCCGCGACCCGCATAGCGTGCAGGACGGCGCCAACGCGGGCGATACGGCCTCGTGCTGCCACAAGAAGGCGTGAGCGCGCGATGGCACGCTGCGAGCGCCGCGCTGTGCCGTGGCACGCCTGCGTCGCGTGGTTGGCGATCGCAGGCGGCGCGAGCGCGTTCGCGGCAGGCGTGATGCTCGCGGCGATGCGCTTTGGCACGACGGCAACGGCATACGCGGGCAGCACGTTGGCTTTGCTCGCGATGGCGGCATTACCGGTGCCGCTCTCACGCAGCTTCATGCAGCGAGCGACCGTGCCGGTCGCGACCACGCTGTTGCTTACGATGGCCGCGATGCATGCCGCCACGGCGCTCGCGCGTGAAACGGCCTACCCGCTCCTGATTGGCGGACTGATGATTCTCGTGGCCGGTTGCGCGTTCGCGCCACGCACATCGGTGCATACGCACACACCGCGCGCGAGACGGTCGAATCCGTCGGCCTATGCGCCGGGCTGGTGGCTCGCGCCCGCCTTGCTCGCCGGTGTGTCGAGCGGACTGCTTGCGCGTTTCCAATGGTCCGCGATCTGCGGCAGCGCGAGCGGCGCGTCGTTAGCTCAGGTCGGCTTGTCGCTTGGCATCGTGACGCTCGCGGGATTGGCCATGGAGCGTTTCGATCGTCGGCACGCGCTGCTCATGCTGTTCGTACTGCGCGCCGCATGGCTCGCGGCGCTCACGCTCGACCTCGTCGCCAGTCACGCGGCGATGGCGGCGGCCGCCTTTGCCATGCTCGACGCGCTCACGCTGCCCACGCTGATGCGCCCGTCGCCCACCACCAACACAGCGAACCCGGCTTGCCCCGGCATCGCGCATCACGCGGGCATGCTCGCGGGCGCGGCGCTGGCCACGACCTCGTGGGGCTTCGGTCAAGGTTTCCCCGCCGTGTTCCTGCTCGGCAGCGCGCTGAATCTCGCATGCGCCTTCGCCACATCGCGCCGCGCAATATCGAGCGATCGAGCTTCGGCGTCGCCCACCCGCATGCAGTCCAGCGCGCTCGAATTACAGCAGTAGCGGCAACCCTCATTCGCATCACTAACGAACCCAGGAGACGCAGATGGACCGGCAAGATTTCACGCATACGATCCGCACACAGATGTTCGTCGACGGGCGCTTTCGCGCAAGCGGCAACGGCCGCACGTTCGCCGTGTTCAACCCCGCCACGGGCAACGAGATCGCGCAGATTCCCGACGCCAGCGACGCCGATATCGACGCCGCCGTGAGCGCCGCGCGCCGCGCCTTCGAAGCCGACAGCTGGCGCCGCCTGCCACCCGCCGCGCGCGAACGCTTGCTCCTCAAACTCGCCGATCTCGTCGAGCAGAACGGCGACGAACTCGCCGCGCTCGAAACGCTCAATCAAGGCAAATTGCTGGGCTTTTCGAAGATGCTCGAAGTGGGCGGCAGCGTGCAATGGCTGCGCTACATGGCGGGCTGGGCCACCAAGATCGAAGGCAGCACCGTCGATCTCTCGCTCGCGTTTCCGCCCGGCGTGCGCTACAACGCCTCCACGCGCCGGGTGCCCGCGGGCGTCGTCGCCGCGATCGTGCCGTGGAATTTTCCGCTGCTGATGGCCGTGTGGAAAATCGCGCCCGCGCTCGCGTGCGGCTGCACCGTCGTGCTCAAGCCCGCCGAGGAAACGCCGCTCACCGCGATTCGTCTCGCCGAACTCGCGCACGAAGCCGGCTTCCCGCCGGGCGTGTTCAACGTCGTCACGGGTCAGGGCGAAACGGCGGGCGCGGCGCTGGTGCGCCATCCGCAAATCGACAAGGTGACCTTCACGGGCTCGACCGAAGTGGGCCGCCTCATCGGCAAACAGTGCGCCAACGACCTCAAGCGCGCCTCGCTGGAACTGGGCGGCAAGAGCCCCGTGATCGTGCTCGACGACTGCGATCCGCAACGCGCGATCGAGGGCGCGGCAGGCGCGATCTTCTTCAATCACGGCCAGGTCTGCACCGCGGGTTCGCGCCTGTATCTGCCACGCGCGCGCTATGAGGAGATCGTCGATGGCATTGCGCAAGTGGCACGCGCGACCGTGCTGGGCTCCGGCTTCGACGCCGCCACGCAGATGGGACCGCTCGTTTCCGCGCGCCATCGCGACAAGGTGGCGGGCATGATCGCGCAAGGCCGCGCCGAAGGCGGCGAAATCGTCGCGGGTGGCAACCACGCCGATCGCCCCGGCTTCTTCGTCCCGCCCACCGTGATCGCGAATGCCGCTAACAAACCGCTGACCGTGGTTCGCGAAGAGGTGTTCGGCCCCGTGCTCGTGGCGATGCCCTACGACGACGTGGAAGAAGCCATCGCCGCGGCCAATGCTTCGGAGTACGGATTGGGCGCGAGCGTCTGGACCAATCAGCTCGATCGCGCGTTGCGCGTGGTGGATGCCGTGCAGGCGGGCACCGTGTGGGTCAATACGCACAACATGGTCGATCCGGCCCTGCCCTTCGGCGGCTTCAAGGCGTCGGGCATTGGCCGCGAACACGGGCGTGCCATCATCGATGCTTACACCGAGACGAAATCCGTCTGCATCGCGTATTGAACGGCAACGTGAGCAAAAACGATTGCCAACTTCATTGTTAATCGAAATGGAATAATGAAACCCGGCGGCACGCGATGATCGCGGCCGCCGTTTCGTTCATCATCGACTCCGTTCTCACTCTCTTTGACGGAGCACGAATCATGAACGCAACTACGAATACGGCAGTCAAGCAAGGCGTGGCCATCGTGACGGGTGCATCGCGCGGTATCGGCGCGGCGGTGGCGGAACGTCTCGCGCGCGACGGGTTCGCCGTGGTCGTCAACTATGCGTCGAGCAGCGCGGAAGCCGAAGCGCTGGTCGCGAAGATCGAAGCCGCGGGCGGCCGCGCGATCGCCGTGAAGGCCAACATCGCGAAGGCCGACGAAGTGCGCCAGCTGTTCGCCACCACGCGCGAACGACTCGGCCAGCCGACCGTGCTCGTGAACAACGCGGGCATCATGAAGAACGTGACGATCGCCGCTTCGACCGACGCGATTTACGACGAGACCTTCGACATCAACGTGCGCGGCACGCTCAATACGCTGCGCGAAGCGGCCACGCAACTCGCCGACGGCGGTCGCGTCATCAACTTCTCGACCTCAGTGCTCGCGATCAATCTGCCGGGCTACGCGATCTACACGGCGAGCAAGGCCGCGGTGGAAACCTTCACGCGCGTGTTCGCGCGCGAGTTGCGCGGGCGGCAGATCACCGTCAACGCCGTGGCGCCGGGACCGGTCGCCACAGCGCTGTTCTTCCAGGGCAAGACGGAAGCGCAGATCGAGCAGTCCGCGAAAATGCCGCCACTCGAACGGCTCGGCGAACCCGAGGACATCGCTTCGGTGGTGTCGTTTCTCGCGGGCCCGGACGGCGCATGGGTCAACGCCCAGATCCTGCGCGCGAACGGCGGCTTTGCCTGAGCGCGGCGCGGTTCGCGAGCGCGATGCTACACTCGGCACGACACGCGCGCGGGCGGCCGGACGGCGTAACGTCCACGCCGCGCGCACGACTTTCATTGCGCTCTCAACGAACTCGCGATCATGTATCTGTCCATACTCGCCGTCGGGATTGGCGGCGCGCTCGGCTCGCTGTTGCGCTGGGTTCTCGGTCTGCGTCTGAATGCCGTGATGCCCGCGCTGCCGCTCGGCACGCTCGCCGCCAATGTGATCGCGGGCTATGTGATCGGCGTGGCGGTCGCGTTTTTCGCGCGCATGCCGCAGATCTCGCCGGAATGGCGGCTGTTCGTCATCACCGGTTTGATGGGCGGCCTCTCGACGTTTTCCACCTTCTCCGCCGAAGTGGTTTCGCATTTGCAGCACGGCCGCTTTGGCTGGGCCGCGGGCGAAATCGCCATTCACGTGTGCGCGTCCGTCGTCATGACGATCCTCGGCATCGCCACCGTCTCGGCTTTCATGCGATAAAAAAACGCGTTTCGCACGGTGCGAAACGCGGTTCTTCGTCGGCATAACCTCACTGGCCTGACATTCAGTCCGCCGGACGACGATAGCCGCCCATCACGCCGTTCTTCGAGAGCACCCACTGCCACAACTGAATGTCGCGCGCGCGAAACGCTCCTGCGCACGAGAGCAGGTAGTAACGCCACATGCGATAGAAGCGCTCGCCCATTTGCGCCTCGAAACGTGGCCATGCGGCTTCGAAATTCGCGTGCCAGGCCATGAGGGTTTTGTCGTAATCGGCGCCGAAATTGTGCACGTCTTCGGTCACGAACAAGCCGCCCGATGCATCGGCCATCTGCCCGATGGTGGGCAACTCGCCGTTCGGGAAAATGTACTTGTCGATCCACGGGTCGGGCGTGGTGTCGCGGCGATTCTTGCCGATGGTGTGCAGCAGGAAGAGACCGTCGTCGGCGAGACAGCGGTGCGCGACTTCCATATACGTGCGGTAGTTTTTCGGGCCGACGTGTTCGAACATGCCCACGCTCGCAATGCGGTCGAACTTCTCGTCGAGCAGACGATAGTCCTGCAAGCGGAACTCCACAGGCAGATCCCCGCAACGTGCCGCGCCGAACGCGGCCTGTTCCTTCGAGATCGTCACGCCCACGCAGGTCACGCCGTAGTGTTCGGCGGCGAACTTCATGAGGCTGCCCCAGCCGCAACCGATGTCGAGCAAACGCATGCCCGGTTGCAGGCCGAGCTTGCGGCAGATGAGATCGAGCTTGGCTTCCTGCGCTTCCTCGAGCGTCTTCGCGCCGCCCGACCAGTAGCCGCACGTGTAGGCCATGCGCTTGTCGAGCATCGCCTCATAGAACTCGTTGCCGATGTCGTAGTGCTGCTGACCGACCTTCCACGCGCGGCGCGCGGTCTGGCGATTCATGAGGCGCGCCTTGAGCGCATGGAACACGAGACGGGCGGGATCGATCTGCTCGTCGATATGCGCGCGGAGCACGTGCGCGAAGAATTCGTCGAGCCGATCGCAATCCCACTGGCCGTCCATATAGGCTTCGCCGAGGCCCAGATTGCCGAATGCGAGCACGCGTTCGGCCACCTGCGGATCGTGAATGCGCATGTCCCACGGGCGCGTGCCGTTGAACTTGATGTCGGCGCGCGCCAACAGTTGGGATGCGAATCGCCAGGCACCGGAACCGGTTGCCTCGCGGGCGGGATTCACTGCTTCGAGATCGGTCGTTGACATACGTGCTCCGTGTCGAGCGAAGCAGCCTGTTTATGAGCCGTGCTTCGTTCCATGCAAGAGGTTGACTTCAAGACGTTCGTCGTCGCGTTCGCTGCGAGAGACTCTATGATGCACCTGCTTCAAAAAACCTGCAGGCACACGCACAAGCCATGCCACCAGGGGATAATTGCAAGCTCGATGCAAACTTCCCTCCCGGAGGCGCCAGTCATGGCTTACGACGACAACAACATCTTCGCGCGCATCCTGCGCGGCGAAGCTTCCTGCATCAAGGTGTACGAAGACCACGCGACGCTCGCGATCATGGACGTGATGCCTCAAGCCGAAGGTCACGTGCTCGTGCTGCCCAAAGAAGGCGCCGAATTCATTTATGAGCTGTCGCCCGAAGCGAGTGCGGCCGCAATGATTACCGTGCAAAAAGTGGCGAACGCAGTGAAAAAAACACTCGCGCCCGAGGGCTTGCTGATCGCGCAATTCAATGGCGCCGCCGCCGGACAGACGGTGCCGCACGTGCACTTTCACGTGATTCCGCGCCGCGCCGGCGAGGAGCTGCGCGCGCATGCTCGCGAGATGGCGGACATCGCGCAACTGGAAACGCTCGCGGCACGGATTCGCGCCGCGCTGTAAGCGTTATGTAGGGATGCTGAGGAAAGACCGCGTTTCCAGCAGGGATGTTGAATGCGGGTGCGGCCGGCGAGGTGCGGCCGGCCAGGTGCGATCGGCGAAATGCGGTTAGATGCGATCGGCTAGATGCCGTCGAAGTCTGCGAACGTTTCTAGCGGCACGCGCGTGGAGCGCCAGCCGTTGATAGGCGCCTGCGGGTCTTCGTAGCCGATCGCCATGCCGCTGAACAGCATGCGCTCGGGCGGCAATGCGAGAAACGCGCCGACGGTTTGCGCATAGCGCGCCCAGCATTCCTGCGCGCAACTATGCAAGCCGGCCTCCCGCAGCAACAGCATCACCGTCTGCATGAACATGCCGAGATCGGCCCATTGCGGCGGCCCCATCTGCCGGTCCACGCTGCAAAAGAGCGCGAGCGGCGCGTCGAAAAACGCGTAATTGCGCGCGAACTGACGCAGCCGCGCGGGCCGGTCCTCGCGCGCGACGCCAATGCTGCGATACAGATCCTCGCCCACTTCGTAGCGCCGCTCGCGGTACGGCGAGCCGAGTTCGCGCGGATACACGTCGTACTCCATCGCCTCGCCCGCACTCGCCGTTTCGATGCGCGCCGCCATGAGCGCCTTGAAGTTCGCGAGCGATGCGCCGCCCACGACATGCACGTGCCACGGTTGCAGATTGCCGCCCGAGGGCGCGCGCGCCGCGTTCGCGAGCACCTCGCGAATCACGGCGGGATCGACGGGATCCGGCAGGAACTGACGCACGGACTTGCGGCTGCGGACAGCTTCGGTGACCTTCAAGCGCATTCTCCTCGATGGATCGACGAAGCATTATCGACGATCCCTCGCGCGCTTGCCGCGCACCGCTCGCCGCGCAGCGCACACTCCGCGCATCCGTGGCGGCTCGCCCGCTTTAGAACTTGTGGCGGATACCCAGCGCGAGCAACGCCTGGTTGTCGCTGCCCGAACTCACGCCGAAGTCGCCGATCGACGCCTGCGCGGCAACGGTCGCGCCGCTCGTGCTGAGCGTGTGGCCGCTCGCCTTCTGATACCCGGCGAGCGCGTAAAGCTCCGTGCGCTTCGACAACGCGTAGTCGCCGCCGAGATTGACCTGGTTGTAGTGCGCGGAAGCCGGCCCCGTGAGCGAGGTGTAGTTATAGCCGATGCCCGCGCGCAGCGAAGGGTTCAGCTGATAGTTCACGAACGCCGAACCGTTGTTGAACTTCGCGGTTTGGTGAAACGTCGAGAACGCGTCGCTGCCGTATTGCGTATTCGAATACGCGAGACCGAACGACAACGCGCCCACGGCGTAGCTGCCGCCCGCGCGCACGATCTGGATGGAGTTCGCGCTCGCGAAGCCCGAGTTGACGACCGTGTTGAACAGGCTGTCCGAAGCGCTCGTCCAGGTGCGCACACCCGAGGTCACGGTGTTGCCGCCGTTCGCGAAGAAATAGCCGGCCGCGAGTTGCAGCGGGCCGTTCGCGTACGCGGCGCCGAAGCTGTAGGTCTGGCCGCTGCCGGTCGCGCCCGCCACGCCGCCGAGACCATAGAGCGCCTCGAATTGCAAACCGGCGATGAGCGGGCTCGTGTATTTGACCGAGTTGCTCACGCGCAGGCTGTTGTCGTAATTGTCGAGATCGCCCGGCGTGCCGAAAATGCCGCCGAACGGACCGTCTTCGGTAAGCGGCTGCACGAGATCGACGAGCGGATCGTACTGACGGCCGAGCGTGAGCGTGCCCCACGCCGTGCTCGACAAGCCGACGATCGCCTTACGGCCGAACTCGCGGCTGCCCTGCCCCAGCGCGCCGGAACTGACGCTGAAGCCGTTTTCCAGCTGGAAGATGGCGGCGAGGCCGTTGCCGAGATCCTCGCTGCCGCGCAAGCCCCAGCGGCTGCCGGAGAGATTGCCGCTGCTCTGCTTGACGAGCGTCGACTGGTTGCGTCCGCTACTATCCTGGGCGTTGTGCACGTAGGCGATGCCGGCGTCGACGATGCCATAGAGCGTGACGCTGCTTTGCGCGTGCGCGCCCGTGGCCGCGAAGGCCAGCGCGAGCGCGGCGGGAAGCGAGAGTGTGACGTGCGGGTTCTTCATGCCGGAATTCCGTTTTACGTTTGGTTTTTGGTGGGCGCGGCCGCGGCTCGTTCTTGCGTACGTACGCGCGCACTTCCCGAAGCGTCGAGATGCGATGCGTGTGTCAAGGAGTTCGCGGCCGGTGCGCCAACGATACGGAATGGGCGACACGCGGAGAACGAAGGAATTCTGCGTTGCTTAGGTGGTGAGCGGGACTTTGGAAATGCCGCGGGGCGTCGAGACTACGCGGCATGTGTCGGTGTGCTGTGCCGGTGTGCTGCCCGGCACTCGAGGACCGTTCTATGCCGGTGCCGCTCGGCCTTGGCTCGACCTTGAACAGGCGTTCGCGCTCACGGCTTTCCTCCTGGGCGCGGACTCTGCTATAATTCGCCTCCCGCTGGAGAGATGGATGAGCGGTTTAAGTCGCACGCCTGGAAAGCGTGTATAGGTTAATAACCTATCCGGGGTTCGAATCCCCGTCTCTCCGCCAAAGACAGCAGCAGAAACGGGCCGAGTAGTCTACTCGGCCCGTTTTTCTTTTTACCGGCGATTCCCGTGCAAGCCCCCTTCACAAATGCGGGATGCCGGATCACGGATGCCGGATGTAATCCACCAGCGCCACCATATACGCGTCCGGCTTGCGGTCGAGAAGACTCACGCCGATCGCCGCCAGAAAACCCGCCGGTACGCCGAACACGCCCGAGCTGATCGGGTCGATGCCGAACCATCTGCCGCCTGCAAATCCCGTGAGCTGCGTGAAGAACGGGTAGGTCGAGACGATGTAGTACACGCACACGGCCAGACCCGCGATCATGCCGGCCACCGCGCCCAGCCGCGTCGTGCGTTTCCAGAACACGCCCAGCACGAGCACCGGAAAGAGGCTCGACGCCGCCAGCGAAAACGCCGCGCCCACGAGAAACAGAATATTGCCCGCGTTCAGCGACGCCACCCACGAGGCGAACAACGCCACGCCGAGCAGCAGGATCTTCGACATCGTCACGCGCCGCTGGCTCGATGCCTCGGGATCGACCATGTGGTAGTAGACGTCGTGCGACAGCACGTTGGAGATCGTGAGCAGCAGGCCATCGGCCGTCGAAAGCGCCGCCGCCAGCGCGCCCGAGGCGATCAACCCCGACATCACATAGGGCAGCCCCGCAATTTCCGGCGCGGCCAGCACGACCATGTCCGGTTGCATCTGAATGTCGCTCCAGCGCACGATGCCGTCGCCGTTCACGTCGGCGATACTGATGAGATACGGCTCGATGCGCCGCCATTGCATCACCCAGTGCGGCAGGTCGTCGAAGCGCTGCCCCACGAGGTGCGTGAGGATCTCGAACTTGATCAGCACGGCGAGCGCGGGCACGGTCAGATAAAACAGCGCGACGAAGAACAGGGTCCAGCCCACCGAGCGCCGCGCCGACGCCACCGAAGTCGTCGTGTTGTAGCGCGTGAGAATGTGCGGCAGGCTCGCCGTGCCGAGCGACAGACACAGCAGCAACGAAAGAAAATTCCGTTGATGCACGCGGCGCTCGGCGTCGCTTTCGTCGGCGGACGAGGCGAAGGGCTCGTTCATCGGCACGGGCGGCGCGGCGCGCGCGAGCAGGTCGTCGCGTTGCCGTGTCCAGAACGTGCGCGCCGCCTCCACGTCGCGCGGAAACGCGCTCAGTTCGCGTTCGAGCGCACCGACTTCACGCAACGGCCCGTTGTGGCGGCGCAAGTCGGCGAGCGTCTGCACGAGGCGCGTTTTTTCCTCGACATAAGACTGCGGCAGCGCATCGAGCCGCGACTGCCACAGCGCCGCGCGCCGCCGGTATTCGTCGCGCACGCTGGCTTCGTCGGGCGCGGCGCGCACTTCGCGCTCCAGCGCTTCCACGCGCTGCATCACCGTGCCGTAGTCGGCGTGCGGCAGCCAGCCGAGCCCGTCGCGATGCGCGATCATCGAGACCGGAATCAGGATCGCCGCGATGAGGATGATGTATTGCGCGACCTGGGTCCACGTCACCGCGCGCATGCCGCCCAGAAACGAGCACACGAGGATGCCCGCCAGCCCGCAGAAAATGCCGATGGCGAAGTCCACGCCGATAAAACGCGTGGCGATCAGCCCCACGCCCTGGATTTGCGCGACGAGGTAGACGAACGAACACAGGATGGTCGCGAGCACGGCGAGCGCGCGCACGAGGTTGCTCGAAAAACGCGTGCCGAGAAAATCGGGAATCGTGTAGCGCGCGAGTTTGCGCACATAGGGCGCGAGCAGAAATGCCACGAGGCAATAGCCACCCGTCCAGCCCATCAGGTACGCGAGGCCGTCGTAGCCGCTCGCGTAGAGCGAGCCCGCGAGGCCGATGAACGAGGCGGCCGAGAGCCAGTCGGCGGCCGTGGCCATGCCGTTGAAGAACGAGGGCACGCGCCGCCCCGCCACGTAGTATTCGACCAGATCGGAGGTGCGCGAAAGCAGCCCGATCACGGCGTACACGGCAATCGGCACGAACAGGAACACATAGCCGATCCACATGCCGGGACCGGTGGTGAGCTCGATGCGCCACATCACGTAGACGAACGCGAGAAAGCCGAGCGTGTAGAACGCGTACAAGCGAATGAGCCGTTGCGCGAGCTTCATCGTTGCGGCGCCCTCGCCTCGCGAATCGCCGTATCGGCTTCGAGCGCGGCTTGCAGTTCGCGGTCGGCGCGTTGCATCAGCACGATGTACACGACCACGAGCAGCACGTAGACGAGTATCGCCCCCTGCGCGCCCAGGTAGAACGGCAAGCTGAATCCCGCGAAATACACGCTGGCGAGTGTGCGCGCGAAGAGCGGCGCGACGAACGACACCAGAAAGCCGAGCGCCATCAGCACGGCGATCAGCGCGAGATTGAAGCGCCAGTAACGCCGGTGCGCGTGCGCCATGGCCTCGCTGACCGGCGGCGGCTCGGGCACGGGATTGAGTGGATTCGGCGGAGTGAGATGGGGCGCGGCCATGCGCCTGTGTAGCAAAAACGCACCGGACCGGCAATCGGGACCAATGCGGGGACCCATGCGGACACCCCTTTGAAGACGCATGCTGGCAAACGAAGCGCGCGGCGCCCTGCCGGCCGCCGCGCGCTTACTCCAGCTTCGATGCGCTCGAACGCGGGCGTTACAGCGACTCGCCGAGCTGATCGAGAATGGCCGGATTCTCCAGCGTGGAGACGTCCTGCGTGATTGCCTCGCCCTTCGCGAGCGAGCGCAAGAGGCGGCGCATGATCTTGCCCGAACGCGTCTTCGGCAGGTTTTCGCCAAAGCGGATGTCCTTCGGTTTCGCGATCGGCCCGATCTCCTTGCCGACCCACGCGCGCAGGTCGTTCGCGAGCTTCACGGCTTCGTCGCCCTGCGGGCGCGTGGCCTTGAGCACCACGAACGCGACCACGGCTTCGCCCGTCGTGTCGTCCGGACGACCCACCACCGCGGCCTCGGCCACGAGCGGATTCGCCACCAGCGCCGACTCGATTTCCATCGTACCCAGACGGTGACCGGAGACGTTCAGCACGTCGTCGATCCGGCCCATGATCGTGAAATAGCCGCTGTCCTTGTCGCGCACGCTGCCGTCGCCGGCGAGGTACAGCGTGCCGCCGAGTTCCGCGGGGAAATAGCCCGACTGGTAGCGCTCCGGTTGACCCCACACGTTGCGGATCATCGCGGGCCACGGCCGCTTCACGACCAGAATGCCGCCCTGCCCGTTGGGCACGTCCTGGCCGGTTTCGTCGACGATAGCCGCCATGATGCCCGGCAGCGGCAGCGTGCACGAGCCCGGCACGAGCGGCGTCGCGCCCGGCAGCGGCGTGATCATGTGGCCGCCGGTTTCGGTCTGCCACCACGTGTCGACGATCGGGCAGCGCTTGCCGCCCACGTTTTCGTAGTACCAGATCCAGGCTTCGGGATTGATCGGCTCGCCGACCGTGCCGAGAATGCGCAGCGAGGACAGGTCATAGCTTTTCGGATGCACCTTCGCGTCGGCTTCCGAGGCCTTGATGAGCGAGCGGATGGCCGTGGGCGCCGTGTAGAACAGCGTGACCTTGTGCTTCTCGATCATCTGCCAGAAGCGGCCCGCGTTCGGGTACGTGGGCACGCCTTCGAACACGACCTGGGTCGCGCCGACCGTGAGCGGACCGTAGGCAATGTAGCTGTGACCCGTGATCCAGCCAATGTCGGCCGTGCACCAGAACACGTCCGTGGGCTTCCAGTCGAACGTCCATTTCAGCGTTTGCGCGGCCCACAGCAAGTAGCCGCCCGTGCTGT
The Paraburkholderia acidisoli genome window above contains:
- a CDS encoding HIT family protein encodes the protein MAYDDNNIFARILRGEASCIKVYEDHATLAIMDVMPQAEGHVLVLPKEGAEFIYELSPEASAAAMITVQKVANAVKKTLAPEGLLIAQFNGAAAGQTVPHVHFHVIPRRAGEELRAHAREMADIAQLETLAARIRAAL
- the cfa gene encoding cyclopropane fatty acyl phospholipid synthase: MSTTDLEAVNPAREATGSGAWRFASQLLARADIKFNGTRPWDMRIHDPQVAERVLAFGNLGLGEAYMDGQWDCDRLDEFFAHVLRAHIDEQIDPARLVFHALKARLMNRQTARRAWKVGQQHYDIGNEFYEAMLDKRMAYTCGYWSGGAKTLEEAQEAKLDLICRKLGLQPGMRLLDIGCGWGSLMKFAAEHYGVTCVGVTISKEQAAFGAARCGDLPVEFRLQDYRLLDEKFDRIASVGMFEHVGPKNYRTYMEVAHRCLADDGLFLLHTIGKNRRDTTPDPWIDKYIFPNGELPTIGQMADASGGLFVTEDVHNFGADYDKTLMAWHANFEAAWPRFEAQMGERFYRMWRYYLLSCAGAFRARDIQLWQWVLSKNGVMGGYRRPAD
- the crcB gene encoding fluoride efflux transporter CrcB; the protein is MYLSILAVGIGGALGSLLRWVLGLRLNAVMPALPLGTLAANVIAGYVIGVAVAFFARMPQISPEWRLFVITGLMGGLSTFSTFSAEVVSHLQHGRFGWAAGEIAIHVCASVVMTILGIATVSAFMR
- a CDS encoding sodium:solute symporter family protein, translating into MKLAQRLIRLYAFYTLGFLAFVYVMWRIELTTGPGMWIGYVFLFVPIAVYAVIGLLSRTSDLVEYYVAGRRVPSFFNGMATAADWLSAASFIGLAGSLYASGYDGLAYLMGWTGGYCLVAFLLAPYVRKLARYTIPDFLGTRFSSNLVRALAVLATILCSFVYLVAQIQGVGLIATRFIGVDFAIGIFCGLAGILVCSFLGGMRAVTWTQVAQYIILIAAILIPVSMIAHRDGLGWLPHADYGTVMQRVEALEREVRAAPDEASVRDEYRRRAALWQSRLDALPQSYVEEKTRLVQTLADLRRHNGPLREVGALERELSAFPRDVEAARTFWTRQRDDLLARAAPPVPMNEPFASSADESDAERRVHQRNFLSLLLCLSLGTASLPHILTRYNTTTSVASARRSVGWTLFFVALFYLTVPALAVLIKFEILTHLVGQRFDDLPHWVMQWRRIEPYLISIADVNGDGIVRWSDIQMQPDMVVLAAPEIAGLPYVMSGLIASGALAAALSTADGLLLTISNVLSHDVYYHMVDPEASSQRRVTMSKILLLGVALFASWVASLNAGNILFLVGAAFSLAASSLFPVLVLGVFWKRTTRLGAVAGMIAGLAVCVYYIVSTYPFFTQLTGFAGGRWFGIDPISSGVFGVPAGFLAAIGVSLLDRKPDAYMVALVDYIRHP
- a CDS encoding DUF4212 domain-containing protein produces the protein MAAPHLTPPNPLNPVPEPPPVSEAMAHAHRRYWRFNLALIAVLMALGFLVSFVAPLFARTLASVYFAGFSLPFYLGAQGAILVYVLLVVVYIVLMQRADRELQAALEADTAIREARAPQR
- a CDS encoding SDR family oxidoreductase, whose translation is MNATTNTAVKQGVAIVTGASRGIGAAVAERLARDGFAVVVNYASSSAEAEALVAKIEAAGGRAIAVKANIAKADEVRQLFATTRERLGQPTVLVNNAGIMKNVTIAASTDAIYDETFDINVRGTLNTLREAATQLADGGRVINFSTSVLAINLPGYAIYTASKAAVETFTRVFARELRGRQITVNAVAPGPVATALFFQGKTEAQIEQSAKMPPLERLGEPEDIASVVSFLAGPDGAWVNAQILRANGGFA
- a CDS encoding nitroreductase, translated to MKVTEAVRSRKSVRQFLPDPVDPAVIREVLANAARAPSGGNLQPWHVHVVGGASLANFKALMAARIETASAGEAMEYDVYPRELGSPYRERRYEVGEDLYRSIGVAREDRPARLRQFARNYAFFDAPLALFCSVDRQMGPPQWADLGMFMQTVMLLLREAGLHSCAQECWARYAQTVGAFLALPPERMLFSGMAIGYEDPQAPINGWRSTRVPLETFADFDGI
- a CDS encoding porin: MKNPHVTLSLPAALALAFAATGAHAQSSVTLYGIVDAGIAYVHNAQDSSGRNQSTLVKQSSGNLSGSRWGLRGSEDLGNGLAAIFQLENGFSVSSGALGQGSREFGRKAIVGLSSTAWGTLTLGRQYDPLVDLVQPLTEDGPFGGIFGTPGDLDNYDNSLRVSNSVKYTSPLIAGLQFEALYGLGGVAGATGSGQTYSFGAAYANGPLQLAAGYFFANGGNTVTSGVRTWTSASDSLFNTVVNSGFASANSIQIVRAGGSYAVGALSFGLAYSNTQYGSDAFSTFHQTAKFNNGSAFVNYQLNPSLRAGIGYNYTSLTGPASAHYNQVNLGGDYALSKRTELYALAGYQKASGHTLSTSGATVAAQASIGDFGVSSGSDNQALLALGIRHKF
- the styD gene encoding phenylacetaldehyde dehydrogenase StyD encodes the protein MDRQDFTHTIRTQMFVDGRFRASGNGRTFAVFNPATGNEIAQIPDASDADIDAAVSAARRAFEADSWRRLPPAARERLLLKLADLVEQNGDELAALETLNQGKLLGFSKMLEVGGSVQWLRYMAGWATKIEGSTVDLSLAFPPGVRYNASTRRVPAGVVAAIVPWNFPLLMAVWKIAPALACGCTVVLKPAEETPLTAIRLAELAHEAGFPPGVFNVVTGQGETAGAALVRHPQIDKVTFTGSTEVGRLIGKQCANDLKRASLELGGKSPVIVLDDCDPQRAIEGAAGAIFFNHGQVCTAGSRLYLPRARYEEIVDGIAQVARATVLGSGFDAATQMGPLVSARHRDKVAGMIAQGRAEGGEIVAGGNHADRPGFFVPPTVIANAANKPLTVVREEVFGPVLVAMPYDDVEEAIAAANASEYGLGASVWTNQLDRALRVVDAVQAGTVWVNTHNMVDPALPFGGFKASGIGREHGRAIIDAYTETKSVCIAY